From the genome of Miscanthus floridulus cultivar M001 chromosome 10, ASM1932011v1, whole genome shotgun sequence, one region includes:
- the LOC136489326 gene encoding probable WRKY transcription factor 70, whose product MDCVPDHEFAMREVAQAYELIKSQQPLLQFCDEQPSSAATTNLLQRLLNEALQGLRLALSVMDPQLPAAVTGHHSSSTTANRPHLLRQKSSAGAGDSEGVMSTMTRGKRRRSNDASSRILLTSMPHEDGYRWRKYGEKQINGTHFTRNYFRCSYKYDRGCQATKQIQQHNNSDPPMFQVTYNSEHTCNHTTTSNKYNDDNDLPHLSYSNAEGVVTIPTSHAMKEQEQGPLSSLVEVSTLFLDSMPTEDPFCFSSHYTLNPYQNDDLVMEMSNIPCVRSDGYLDIGPMALPVETLEDTPFNDLELDELFDSSWIDN is encoded by the exons ATGGATTGTGTGCCGGATCACGAGTTTGCCATGAGAGAAGTAGCACAGGCATACGAGCTCATCAAGAgccagcagcctctcctgcaGTTCTGCGACGAGCAGCCATCTTCGGCTGCGACCACCAATCTGTTGCAGAGGCTCCTCAACGAGGCGCTGCAAGGGTTGCGCCTTGCCTTGTCAGTCATGGACCCACAGCTTCCTGCTGCTGTAACAGGTCATCATTCAAGCTCAACCACAGCCAACAGGCCTCATCTCTTACGGCAGAAGAGCTCTGCAGGAGCAGGCGATTCGGAAGGAGTGATGAGCACCATGACAAGGGGTAAAAGGAGAAG GTCAAATGATGCCAGTTCACGTATTCTCTTGActtccatgcctcatgaagaTGGATATCGCTGGAGAAAATATGGCGAGAAACAGATCAATGGAACCCATTTCACAAG GAACTACTTCAGGTGCAGCTACAAATATGACAGAGGTTGCCAGGCCACAAAGCAAATACAACAGCACAATAACAGCGATCCGCCAATGTTTCAGGTGACCTACAACAGTGAGCACACCTGCAACCACACCACAACTTCCAACAAATACAACGACGACAACGATCTTCCACATCTAAGCTACAGCAACGCCGAGGGAGTAGTGACCATTCCAACTAGCCATGccatgaaagagcaagaacaggGACCACTGTCGTCTCTTGTCGAAGTTTCTACCCTTTTTTTGGATTCGATGCCTACTGAAGACCCATTTTGTTTCAGTAGCCACTACACTCTAAATCCTTATCAAAATGATGACCTAGTGATGGAAATGTCCAACATACCATGTGTGCGTAGTGATGGATATTTAGACATTGGGCCAATGGCGCTGCCTGTGGAAacattagaagatacccctttcAACGATCTTGAGCTTGACGAACTATTTGACAGCAGCTGGATTGACAATTAG